The following nucleotide sequence is from Fibrobacter sp. UWB13.
ATAATAGAGATTTTCAGAAATATGGACGAGGCTTTTAGCAAGCATCACCAGGCATGCAAAGCAATCACTTCGCAATATGGAGAAAGACCTACAGGCGCCAAGCTCCAAGAAAGAAATGAAAAGGTCAAGTTAGCGAACCAAATATACGACGACGGAATAAAACTCCTCCCCAACATCGATTCTCTGTGTTCGGAAATTCGAAGTAAGCAACCTATTCTGAAAAAATTATCAAAATCATTCATAAACGAAACCTTTGACATTCCCGACAGCATCGCACTTGGATTATATACCTTTAAATCCAATTACCTCAAACACAAATCAAACGGAATCGATACCGATGAAATAAATGTTCCACACATGCATCGGTTCCCCATTGAAAAGCCAATGTACATCGAAAACATCAAGGAACAAGCGCATCTTTTTCAAAAAATTATGCTTCGTTTGATGTTCACACTCCCGATGGACAGGCAAGAGTATTACGTCTATGATCCTGTCGGACTTGGCGACATCGTAATGAATTTCAACCTTCTTTTCAAGAACGAAAAGTTGTTTCCACAAAAGAAGGTCATGACAAGCCAAGCAGACCTTAAGGAAGCCCTTAAAAAAGTCAAGGAATACATTAATTCCTTGAACGAAACCGCATTTAGCCCCACGGAAGGCATCACAGATTGGCTTAGCTACAACAGGCGAATACTCGAGGATTCCTCTGATTCCGAAAAAAAGAAATTGTTGCCTTACAAGGTGTTCATTTTCTCGGATATCGCCAATGAAATGGACCAGGAATGCTTTGACATGATCAAGGTCATCATTAACCAAAGCGCCAAATGCGGACTTTTGGTGATGTTCTCTTTTAATGAAGACTTGCTCCATTCCGAAGACCGAGTGTATAGTCGCCGAAGACTCGAAGTTCAGCGAATTGTAAACGAAAGCATGGCTCTGCACAAAATGGTCGATGAGCCTGACGAAATCAAGGGTTTCAAGATTATCAAAGTAGCTCCAACCGGAGAAGATTTTCCGTCACCGCAAAAGTTAGGCGAATGTTTACGAGCATTGGATAAAGCAGTATCGGAACGTTCCAAGACAATGTTTGCATTTGACGATTTGCTGTCCGAAAAGAATCGAGCCGCAGGAAATTCCACGGAAGGCTTAAGCATTCCTGTAGGCTTTACGACTTCTGGTGGGCAAAATGTTTCTATGGAAATTGGAGACGCAACACCTCACTTTTTAGTCGGTGGCATTACGGGTTCTGGAAAATCCAATTTCTTGCACGTTTTGATCATGAGTGCCTGTTGGAAATACACTCCAGACCAAATGGAACTTTACCTTTTGGACTTCAAAGAAGGTGTTGAATTCAAACAATACGGCGATGAAAAACTAGCCAACGTAAAGCTCGTAGCCACAGAAGCCAATACAGAATTTGGCGTCAAAGTTTTGGAACATCTAGATAAATTACGAAAAGAGCGATACGCGGAATTCAAAAAAAATTTATGTAAGGATATCAAGGCGTACAATAGCGAGCCTAAAAAGAAGATGCCACGTATTCTAGTGATTATCGATGAATTCCAAGTCCTTTTTGACGGAACACAAAAAGACCGCACCATGGAAATGTTCATTATGCTTGCAAAGCAAGGACGAGCCTGCGGCATTCACATGGTACTTTCAACACAGTCTCTCAAGGGATTGGAATTTGGCAATGCGGCAAACCAGTTTGGCGGGCGAATCGCACTTAAGTGTTCTGCCGACGATTCAAAATTATTGCTAGGCGGCATATCTTCTAACAACGAAGAAGCTTCTGAACTAACGATTCCCTACGGAATTATGAATGTTTCGCAAGGGAGTATTGCAGGGAACATCAAGTTCGCCATTCCATGTGCGGTCGCATCAGACCCGGCAAAGAACCCGGTTCTCCCGAAAATCAAGATTATTAACGGAAA
It contains:
- a CDS encoding FtsK/SpoIIIE domain-containing protein, producing MKNSIIEIFRNMDEAFSKHHQACKAITSQYGERPTGAKLQERNEKVKLANQIYDDGIKLLPNIDSLCSEIRSKQPILKKLSKSFINETFDIPDSIALGLYTFKSNYLKHKSNGIDTDEINVPHMHRFPIEKPMYIENIKEQAHLFQKIMLRLMFTLPMDRQEYYVYDPVGLGDIVMNFNLLFKNEKLFPQKKVMTSQADLKEALKKVKEYINSLNETAFSPTEGITDWLSYNRRILEDSSDSEKKKLLPYKVFIFSDIANEMDQECFDMIKVIINQSAKCGLLVMFSFNEDLLHSEDRVYSRRRLEVQRIVNESMALHKMVDEPDEIKGFKIIKVAPTGEDFPSPQKLGECLRALDKAVSERSKTMFAFDDLLSEKNRAAGNSTEGLSIPVGFTTSGGQNVSMEIGDATPHFLVGGITGSGKSNFLHVLIMSACWKYTPDQMELYLLDFKEGVEFKQYGDEKLANVKLVATEANTEFGVKVLEHLDKLRKERYAEFKKNLCKDIKAYNSEPKKKMPRILVIIDEFQVLFDGTQKDRTMEMFIMLAKQGRACGIHMVLSTQSLKGLEFGNAANQFGGRIALKCSADDSKLLLGGISSNNEEASELTIPYGIMNVSQGSIAGNIKFAIPCAVASDPAKNPVLPKIKIINGNKVNSSIKIYNGPEFPSFPNEDEFTAHNKVSVLLGETIDIDSERNRIELTNKPDNNILICGRDEQMKVSMLNSVILSALHCNRIDECVYIGDDDAYYEEFIRAGKIIHFESIVDFIQAHKDNWFDKRRIVILDNCNLKRTISFSFPLSDYPKDENKTAFIPFWFDCCKNGSFIIAFYDRAKSLKDYGIDINAFSYRIGYELNGDEMNEVLSNRAPNKIDCKGKAFMSYNLEIKWWFKPFMK